The Streptomyces sp. NBC_00335 DNA window GGTCGGCGAGCTTGGGGGCGACGAACTCGCGGGCCCAGTCCGAGGTCTGGACACGGAACGGGGCCGCTCGGCGGTCAGCGCCGCGACGACCGGGGCGGCGGCCTCCGCGGAGGTCTGTGCGCCGGAGTACGACTGCGTCGTGCGCTCGACGTAGGCCCGCAGCGCAGGGGCGTACGGCCCGGCATCGGCGAGCATCGCCGGGATGTCGAGCCCCAGGCTGGCGACGAACTCGGTGGCCACGGCCCCCGGTTCGACGACGGTCACCCCGACGCCGACGGTCGCGGCGACCGGCGCGAGCGATTCCATGAACCCTTCGACGGCGAACTTGGCCGCGCAGTACGCCTCGTTGAAGGGCTGGCCGATCACTCCGCCGACGCTGGTGACCGTGATGACCCGGCCGCCGGAGGCGCGCAGGTGGGGGAGGGCCGCGCGGGTCAGCTCGACGACGCCGAAGTAGTTGACCTCCATCGCGGAGCGGACCGGCTCCATGCCCTGCTGCTCGACGGTGCCCACGGACCCCGCCCCGGCGTTGTTCACCACCGCGTCGAGCCGCCCGTGCTCGGCGACGACCTCGGCCACGCAGGCGGCGACGGACACGGCGTCGGTGACGTCGAGCTGCTTGACCTGGACGAGGCCGGAGACCCCGGCCTCCTCGGCGGCCTTGAGCAGGGCATCGGCGCGGCCGGTGTCGCGCATGGTGGCGACGGTGTGCCAGCCGGCCTCGGCGGCCCCCACGGCCGCGGCGAGGCCGATGCCGGAGGAGGTCCCCGTGATGAGGACGGTCTTGCGGGGCGAAGAGGCCGGCGGGGTCGACGAGGTGGAGGGGGTCATGGCGGGCTCCAGGGTGCGGCGGACGGCACGTGAATAATCATCGCGTGTACACACACAGATTATCGTTGTGTGTGCGTACACGCAACCGGTACCCTGGCCCCATGGCGCACAACGACTTCACCCTGGGTGCTCTCACCCCCCGCGACCACGCCTTCTACGGGCTCGTGTGGGCGGGCACCACCCTCACCGCCCGGGTGGACCAGGCCCTCACCCGCCGGCACGACCTGCCGCTGTCCTGGTTCGAGGTCATGCTGTGGCTGCGCGCCCAGCCCGAGCCGGTCGCCCCCTCCGAGCTGGGGGCCAGGACCCTGCTCAGCCGCAGCCAGGTCTCGCGCGTCACCGACTCGCTCCAGGCCCGCGGCCTTGTCGAGCGGATCCCGTCCCCGACCGACGCCCGCTCGATACGCGTGGCCCTCACCGACGCCGGCCGCCGCGCCTTCGCCGAAGCCGATGCCACCCGCCGCGAGGCGCTGGCGGAGGTCTTCGACGACCGGCTCGACGACGCGGACATCGCCGCGCTGGAGGCGGTGTGGGCCAAGCTCAAGGCCCGCCCGCAGCAGTAGGGGGACCGGCGGGCCCCGGCGGCGGGGCGGGCGTCGGCGTCGGGTCCAGGTACACCCGGCGGATCGCCGGGAAGCGGTCCCGGAGCTGCGCCTCCGCGACCTCGCACGCCTCCTCCACCTGCCGCGCCGAAGCGAGATCGTGGAAGTCGACCTTCGCGGCGATCAGCACCTCCGCCGGCCCCTGCACGATCGTCGTCAATTCGAGGACGCCCTCGATGTGCAGCACAGACAGCAGCTCCTCCCGGACCTCCGCCCGCATCGCCTCCGGCAGCGGCCGCCCGATCAGGTACTGCGCGTTCGAGCGCCCCAGCTCCCACGCCACCCACACCAGCAGCAGCCCGATGAGGAGGGAGGCCACCCCGTCGTAGACGCCCGAGCCCGTGAGCTGCGCGCCGAGCAGGCCGCCGGCGGCCAGGGCCAGTCCGATCAGGGCGGCCACGTTTTCCAGGAGGACGGCCTTCACGGCCGTGTCCGGGGTGTGTTTCACGTACAGACCCAGGGGCGCCCGCATCCGCGCCGCCTCGCCCTTGACCTGCCGCCAGGCGACCAGGAGGGAGTAGCCCTCCAGGACGGCGGCGACGGCCAGGATGATGTAGGAGAGGGTCGGGTTTCCGGGGTCCTCGCCGTGGACGAGGGTGTGGATGCCGTCGTAGACGGCGAACACCGCGCCGCCGACGAAGGTGGCGATCGATGCGAGGAGGGCCCAGATGTAGCGTTCCGGCCCGTAGCCCAGCGGGTGCGCCTCGTCCGCCGGCTTCGCGCTCCGCTTGAGCGAGGCCAGGAGCATCACCTCGGTGACGGTGTCGGCCACCGAGTGCGCCGCTTCGGAGAGCATCGCGCTCGATCCGCTGACGATCCCGCCCACGGCCTTGGCCGCGGCGATGCCGAGGTTCGTGACGACGGCGACGATGACCGTGCCCACGCTCTCGTTCTCGCCGGGGCCGCCGCTTCCGCTTCCGTTCACCATCACATCGCTGCTGGACATGGTGTGACGTTATGTCGGGCGGCCGTACTACGCGCGCGGGACGCGCACCACGCCCTCCTGGATGACCGTCACGGCGAGCCTGCCGTCCTGGGTCCAGATCCGGGCCTGGCCCAGGCCCCGGCCGGCGGCCGCCGAGGGTGACTCCTGGTCGTACAGCAGCCATTCGTCGGCGCGGAACGGCCGGTGGAACCACATCGCGTGGTCGAGTGATGCGCCGACCACGTCGCCCACCGCCCATCCGCCCTTCCCGTGCGCGAGCAGGACCGAGTCGAGCAGGGTCATGTCGGAGACGTAGGTGGCCAGGCAGGTGTGCAGGAGCGCGTCGTCGCTCTCCAGCTTGCCGGAGGTGCGGAACCACACCTGCGAGCGCGGTTCGACCGGTTCGCCGATGCTGCCCCAGGGCGGGACCGTGGCGTACCGCAGGTCCACGGCGCCGCGCGCCTCGATGAGCCGCTCCACCGTGCCCGGGTCGCGGAAGACCTCCCGGTAGAGGGGGAGGGACTCGGCGGCCGTCGGGAGGGTCTCCGGATCGGGGGCCTCGGGCATCGCGGTCTGGTGGTCGAGGCCGTCCTCGTACGTCTGGAAGGACGCGGAGAGGTGGAAGATCGGCTGGCCGTGCTGGACGGCGACGACGCGGCGCGTGGTGAAGGAGCGTCCGTCGCGGATCCGGTCGACCGAGTACACGATGGGCGCGCCCGGGTCGCCGGCGCGCAGGAAGTACGAGTGGAGAGAGTGCGCGGTGCGGTCCTCCGGCACGGTCCGGCCGGCCGCCACCAGCGCCTGGGCGGCGACCTGGCCGCCGAAGACCCGCGGTACCAGCGCGGAACGGCTGGTACCGCGGAAGATGTTCTCCTCGATCTGCTCGAGGTCGAGCAGGTCGAGGAGAGTCGTGAGGGCCTCGTTCATGGGGGAAGGCTAGATGCCCTACAGGCCCATCGACTTGGCGATGATGGACTTCATGACCTCGCTGGTGCCGCCGTAGATGCGGTTCACGCGGTTGTCGGCGTACAGGCGGGCGATCGGGTACTCGTTCATGTAGCCGTAGCCGCCGTGCAGTTGGAGGCACTTGTCGATGACGCGGTGCGCGACCTCGGTGCAGAACAGCTTCGCGGAAGCGGCCTCGGCGGCGGTGAGCTCACCGGCGTCCAGGGCCTCCAGGGCGCGGTCGGCGACGGCCTCGGCGGCGTCCACCTCGGCCTGGCAGGCGGCCAGTTCGAACTTGGTGTTCTGGAAGTGCGCGACCGGCTTGCCGAAGACGGTGCGGTCCTGAACGTAGTCCTTGGCGAACCGGACGGCGGCCTTGGCCTGCGCGTACGCGCCGAAGGCGATGCCCCAGCGCTCGGA harbors:
- a CDS encoding MarR family winged helix-turn-helix transcriptional regulator, which encodes MAHNDFTLGALTPRDHAFYGLVWAGTTLTARVDQALTRRHDLPLSWFEVMLWLRAQPEPVAPSELGARTLLSRSQVSRVTDSLQARGLVERIPSPTDARSIRVALTDAGRRAFAEADATRREALAEVFDDRLDDADIAALEAVWAKLKARPQQ
- a CDS encoding cation diffusion facilitator family transporter, which gives rise to MSSSDVMVNGSGSGGPGENESVGTVIVAVVTNLGIAAAKAVGGIVSGSSAMLSEAAHSVADTVTEVMLLASLKRSAKPADEAHPLGYGPERYIWALLASIATFVGGAVFAVYDGIHTLVHGEDPGNPTLSYIILAVAAVLEGYSLLVAWRQVKGEAARMRAPLGLYVKHTPDTAVKAVLLENVAALIGLALAAGGLLGAQLTGSGVYDGVASLLIGLLLVWVAWELGRSNAQYLIGRPLPEAMRAEVREELLSVLHIEGVLELTTIVQGPAEVLIAAKVDFHDLASARQVEEACEVAEAQLRDRFPAIRRVYLDPTPTPAPPPGPAGPPTAAGGP
- the tesB gene encoding acyl-CoA thioesterase II is translated as MNEALTTLLDLLDLEQIEENIFRGTSRSALVPRVFGGQVAAQALVAAGRTVPEDRTAHSLHSYFLRAGDPGAPIVYSVDRIRDGRSFTTRRVVAVQHGQPIFHLSASFQTYEDGLDHQTAMPEAPDPETLPTAAESLPLYREVFRDPGTVERLIEARGAVDLRYATVPPWGSIGEPVEPRSQVWFRTSGKLESDDALLHTCLATYVSDMTLLDSVLLAHGKGGWAVGDVVGASLDHAMWFHRPFRADEWLLYDQESPSAAAGRGLGQARIWTQDGRLAVTVIQEGVVRVPRA